In the Brassica napus cultivar Da-Ae chromosome A7, Da-Ae, whole genome shotgun sequence genome, one interval contains:
- the LOC106454478 gene encoding CLAVATA3/ESR (CLE)-related protein 19 produces MKIKSLMLASSFLILAFIHHSESASFRSLLMKNVLYEQEEAKILLGDSKETITNSTALESKRIIPTGPNPLHNR; encoded by the coding sequence ATGAAGATCAAGAGTTTGATGTTGGCTTCCTCTTTTCTGATTCTTGCCTTCATTCATCACTCAGAATCAGCTTCATTTCGGAGTTTGCTGATGAAGAATGTATTGTACGAACAAGAAGAAGCAAAAATTCTATTGGGCGACTCCAAAGAAACGATAACTAATTCTACAGCTTTGGAGTCTAAACGGATAATTCCGACGGGTCCAAATCCACTTCACAACAGGTAA